The Hippopotamus amphibius kiboko isolate mHipAmp2 chromosome 3, mHipAmp2.hap2, whole genome shotgun sequence genomic interval CCACCAAACCAGGTCTCCCCATGACAGGTTCAATTACCTCCCTCAATCCCGACCCCAGGTAACACCTGCAGCCACCTGGCCCCCTCCCTTACCTGGCCCCCATTTTCAGTTCGGAAGACGTACTTGACGTTGGGGTCAGGGAAAGTGGCAGCGGACTGGATGCTGGCGATAGCCACACTGGTGGGGTCCTCCCCAGTTGCCACTGCGCCTGAATTAAAAGGAATAGTCTGTGCATTACTGCTTTTCTCCTGTTGCACTTACATGTCATTTAAAAGGAGAAGGGTGCACAGGTGACAGGCCCATGGAGTAGGGGGAAAGGCTACGATGGGCCCTTGGTCTCAACTCAGTTCTATTTCTCCCACTCACCTTCCTGAATCTGCACTGTCCCCTCTTCTGTTTCAGCTGTTTTCTGCTGCCTGTTTGTGAAgggacaaaagaaagaataagggaAGAAGTGAATGAAAAGCTCACTGGCCCAGTACCATATGGCTCTCAAACTCATTGGCATTCCCAACAGGTGCCACGTCAGATTAGAATAACAAGAACTAGTGTTTACCTAGCACTGAGCTAAGCACTTAACAGGCAATATCTTATTTAATAGTAAGAACAGCACTATGAGTAGGTAGCACTACTTGCATTTTATAAATAGGAAACCAGATCACATAGCTAGGTGATGTAGCTGGGACCTAAATCtaggtctgcctgactccagtCCGTGCTTTTAGCCATTTTGCATTCTCCCAGTCCTCCCATCTCCCATCCCAGACCCTACCTCTTCTTTACTCACCCCTTCATCTCTCTGTGAGGGGGCACATCCGAGGAACTGGTCCTTCTTTGGAAGTCTTCGTATCTCCTGCCTCACAGGTCTGAGTGCTAAGTCCTGGTAGAAATCAGGGAGTCTAGTGAGTCTAGGAAACTGAAAGCTTCCCTGTTTCTAGAAGCCAGGCTCCATGAAGACACATTCAGGAACATACAGTCATTTTCAGGCGACAATCGGCTTTCTCCATTCTGATGCTAAGGGCTGGTTACAGTGATTGAAAAAGCAACTCTACAAAGAGTGTTCCTCGCCTCTCCAATTATCACTCCATCTCCTGATGGAGAGGGGATAATTATACTGAAAAACTGAGAAACAACATATTTCTGGGTGGATTATTATTAAAGTTATTATGATCTGCCATGACATGGGGATTAGGAAGGGCCATATTTAGACCACAGTTATCCAGAAACACAGAGCTTTGAAAGCTGACGCTTCTTCCAGCCTCTCAGGCACATACAGTACACCAAGAAATTCCTGTCCTCAAATCTAGAAGAGGGAAACCTGAAACCCACTGGAAAACCTCTGGAACCATAAAGACCAGACTTTGCCCTTGGGCCCCATTCTACTGACAGGGCTCTTGTTTTGGGGAGTCCAGATTTATGTCATTCGAGACCCTAAAGCCCAAATGTATCATCTTCAAGCCCCTACTATTTTATTCACCAAGGCTTCCTGTAGAACAACACAGTTGCTAAAATGTTGCCGTGACAACTCCAAATCAACTGAGCCTCAGTAAGAAGGGGGAAAACTCCAGGTTCAGGGTTCGGAAAGAGAGGAGACAATGGGGGAGGAATTCATCTGCGAGATGTCTGCCTTAAGACCCCGACaccgggtgggggagggggggggcgcGGCAGGGGGAGGCGGGCAGGAAAAACAAAGGGCTGTGCAGACAGATGCCTCCAGAAAGAAACAGCTATATAGTACAAAGCGATAAAAATAATCCCGACAAGAAAGGGGTAAGGTTTTTGTAAATTCTCTACCCATAAGGTCCCCCAAACCTTTATCTTCAGCGGATGAGCCATGGAAAGCTTTTATCCAAAGTgttaaccaaaaaagaaaaaagaaaaagaaaaaaaaaaaggaactgaaagtGAAACTGTCCGGAGGAAGTAGCGCTGCAATAAGATTCCAGTCCCTGAGGGGGAAGTAGCACCAGTGTTTCGAGACCACCTACCTCTCCATCCTCAGACCTGCGGAAGAAGTGCCCCTCTAAGGCTGGCAGCGCTGACAGCAGAAGGAAGCAATGAAACAGAGGGCAGGGCACAGGAGGCGTCTCTATAGCCCACAGCTGTCAGCCAGGGGCAGCCTCTAAGGGTACCCAGCAACGGGGTCAGGCTACTTATTCAAATCTTAGTTGGACATCCGGAAGCATTTCCTGAGCATTAGGGGTATGAGACACGGAAAGCTGGCTAGGGTGTTGTGGTGTGCACGCTTAGGGTACCAGGGCCCTGCAAAAGCCCTGGCTAAGTCTGGacacaaaggggaaaagaatcaAGTCCGCAAGGAAATCAGGCGCCTAGACCTTGCCTGAGAATGCGGCGTCTCCCTGCAGGCCCACCAACCAGTAGGCTCTCGGCAGCTGAGCGCCGGCTAGCCGCGAGCCCAGGAGCCCGGGCCGCGACCCGGCCAGCGCGGCCGGGCTCACCCGCAGGCCCCGCTGCTCTGCAGAGCGAGCAGAGGACGCCGGGGGCTCCGCGGACCCCGCGATCTCCCGCCCAGCTGCCGGCGGCTGCAGCGCAGGAGGGCGGGGACGTGCGCGCCCGGGGGCGGGGAGTGAGTTCGACCCACAAAAGGGGGTAGGAGATAAAGAACTAGGCACGGCCCCCTCCCTCAAAACAAAGGCTTCCGCCCCAGGAGTTCCTGAACCTGAAAAACGGAAACAAAGTCGAGGCTGCTCTGCCTCGCCGGCCCACCCAGCCTCCAGACTCCCGCCGTGTCCTACACTCACAGGCCAAGGCCGCTGCAGCCGCGATCTCCCCCGACGGTGTTCTCCCTCTTCGGACTCGGGTATCTCCAGGGACAGCTGATCATGCGCACTCCCGGCCCGCGGCCATGTTGGTGAGGGGCGGAAGTGTCTCTCTCCACCCGACCCGCCCACTCAGCCTCTGAGCCGCCCCACTTCCGTTCGCTCCATCTTCTCGAGGGCTTAGATGAGGGCGTGGGGGAGGTGGTGCTCGGGCGGGAAAGGAACAACGTTCCGGGATCACGGGAGAATGGCACTGGAGTCCTAGTCGCTTTAGGCAAGAACAGGACAAGAATAACTAACTTGGTGCTACCAGTTTTCTGCCGGACAGGGCCTTTTTAGTTCCAGGAGAAGGGAATGAGAGAGGCCAGCTTATATCAAATGAGGCACATCGGATGGAGGCACCATCTTTACCAAGGGCTATTTGGGAGGCCATCCAGGACACCTTTCTGAAGGTTCCTGTTGGAGATTAGGACTCATATCTGGGCATACGGAGATCTGGACATATTCATTTGTATTAGCATTAGCAGTCACCTGAAGACCCCCAAGGCTTCCAGTTTTTGTGAGGCTCAGAGTTTCTGGGAGAGGTATCTTGATTGCCTTCTTTTCAGTCAAGACCATCCTCAGTGGATTTGGAGTAGTCTGGTGTAGTGGAGAGAgtccagactctggagccagacagactCAAGTCTCAGACCTGCCTCTGTTACTTCTTCATTCTGAGACCTTTGACAGACCTTTTGACTTAATTAAcattggtttcctcatctgtaacatggagatAACCAGTACCAACCTTACAGACTTATTAGGTAGACTAAATAAGATCGAGGGGATAAATTCTGTGCACATAGAATACCTAGCCCTTACTGGCGTATAGTGAGCATTATGTAAATATAAGTTTCTCTTCCCCATTTCCTGACCACCATGAACCCAGCTCTAGTTTCTAGCTACAGGTCTCCACGACAGCAATTGAGGAAGAGCACccaaacaataaaaacagaaaaagacagcgTTTGGCCAAATACATGAAAATAGGATACCTATCACTCAAGACTTTAATAAgaatgaggagacaccacactgTAAAAATACAACATTTATTCTGAGACATTGCCCTTTGGGACCTGTGGCCCCAGCCTGTCAGAAGAAGCAGTCCCAGGACCTGAGTGATGCCACCCCCTTCCCTAAAATAGGAAGTTATTCCAAAGGAGAAAGGCCAGAGAGATCTATGCAAGACCTCTCTTCTTTGAGATGCAggaaggcagagggtgggggagctgggaaTGGAGCCAGTCCCTCCAACAAATACTGCGCATTCCAAGAGTTTCCTGGACATTTTTCTCCTGATCTGGAGTTAAGAGGAGCAGGAGGTGTCCGAGGGCGCAAAAGTAGAACAAGAATGGTTAACTCTAGATGTGTTTGTGTGTCATAGGCTCGGGCCTGGCCCTGACCCCTGCCTCTACTCTGGACTTCCATGAAGAGAAGTTCATTGCCTCAGAGGAGGGCAGGAACTTGGCTGGAGTTCCCCCTTCATTCTTCGCTTTGAGAAACCATTAAGTTTTCCGCCTACTCTTTGTTCCCTTTGGCCAATGACCGCCTCTCTGGGAACAGGATCTTGGTGACTTTCTCTGGAATATCCTAAGGGTTAAGTGCTTTGTGTCTGAGACGAGCTCAGGTAAACGGATCGAGACGTGCCTCCCACAGTCAAAAAGAGAAGCTGGAGGGCCAAAACCTATAGAGTTGGGCACTATAGCTGCTCAGGCTACAGAAGAGACTGCTAGTCCAAGACCCTGGAGACAGCTACTGTCCCCTATGCCCAGAGCTCTGGTCCTAATCACAGTCCCTCACCTTTCCCAGAATTAGCCTGTGTTTCAAATGCATACGATCGGCGCTGGGGGGACTTAAGGGGGTCAGGGGGCTGGGGCTCTCTGGGGGGCAGACTAAACCGACTCCGGGGTCCAGACCCTTCTGTGCCTTCACCTTGGAGCTCAAGGCAGCTAAGGGGCCGAGGACAACAAGCAGGGATCACGCTATAGGGGGAGGTTTGGGGAATGAGGCTGTAGTCCCCAGCCCCGGTACAGGTCTGGGTGCGCCGAACTGCTTGAGCTTCAGTCCTCTGGCGGTCCCGGGCCAGGGCCACAGCAGCATCAAAGGAAAGACTGCCCCCATTCCTCCAAGAGGAGCGGGAGGCTCGGGACGCCCAGGCCCTTTCCCCATGAGTCCCATCAAGCCGGCCAGGCCTTGGGCATGGGTTTGCTGGTGCCACATGGATCTTGCCACACATAGCACTGGGCATCTTGGCAAACTGTGGTTTGGGGGGCACCACAGGCACAGAGCGGACCTGTTGGACCTGAACCAGGGTGGAAGCCAGGCGCATGCCCACACCACCAGCTGAGCCAAGGGGACTGGGTTTCCCCTCAGGACCCATCTCCTCTGGCCGGGGTGGCTGTGGGGCTGCCTGTTCTGTCTCAGAGGACTGGGCATTGCCCTCTTTGGCACTGTCAACCTCCAGGGACTCTACATGTGACCCTTCAGGAAGGGAGCCCTCCTCTAAATGGTCACCTCCAGCCCTCTGGTCTCCCTCAGCTTCTCCGTCTCCACACTCCCGTTCCTTGCTGACCTCCCCTGCTCCTCCTTCAGCTACTTCTTCTGGGATTCTGCTATCTTCACCATCTCCTTGGTCTTCTCTTGCTTCTTGGTCCTCATTCCCCCTCTGTCCTTTGACCTcatcttctctgcctccttcagCCTCTTGTTTGTGTACAACTTCCCAGCTCTCTTCAGCAACTGGGTTTTCCTGGACCGCATGCTCTGGGTTCCTCCCGGCTTCTCCTTGGGCTTCATCTCCTTCTtcagcctcttcctctctctcagtctttctttccttccccttgtCTTTACCCTGCTGTCCTCCTGCTTCCTCCACACCCTTAGCTTCCTCCATACTCTCATCCTCCTGCTGACCTTTGGACTCCTCTCCCTTGGCCTCTGTCTCCTCTGTCTCTTCCCCACATCCTTCACTCAAACTGTCAATCGCCTTTTGGCTTCCCTCAGCCTCCACTCCTTCCTCACTGGGCTCTCCACCCTCTGTTTCACTCTCTGGACacccctcagcctcctccctgaTGTCCCATCTACTTCCAGGCTCAGCCTCCTTGTCCTCCTCAACTTTCCAGACTGCCTGCTCTCCCTCAACCTGCCCTGGAGACTCCTGTCTTCCAGACCCTGCTGCCTTTTCCTCTAGGCCATCTGGACCCTCCCAGGTCGGGAGTTTGGACCCCAGAAGGGGACTTAGGTCATCATAGGCACTCAGGAAGacttcctccccactttcctcctcTGCTTCAGGCTTGGAGCCAGGAGAATCCAGGGAACAGCAGCTGGGAGCCAGGACAAACTGCGCCTCATCCAGAGACAGGTCATCCAGGGGTGGCTCCACAGAGAACTCCTCCACCTGTAAGCACAGCACTGTGGCTCAGGACCAGGTGGCCCTGTCCACCCTCTGGATCCCTTACCACCCTCAAACCCAGCACAGCGCCTCCTTACCTGAGGCCCAACTCCCAGGAGCTCCTCCAGGTAGCCCATCCCAGGGTCGTCCTCCCCAGGGGAGAAGGCTGCTCCTGCTGGTCCTGCCTTGGCCAcctccccatcctccacccccacccactcgGGCTCTGAGCTGCTTGAGTCCTCTAGGAAGGAGAAGGAATCCTGCACCTCCTGGGACAGGCAGTCCTCCAGGGCAGGGGTCACGTCTGCTGGGTCTGAGTCAGCCAGGGGACCTGGAGCTCGACTTGCCTCCAATTTCTCATCTGTTGGGAGAGAGGTAGTCTCAGGAATACAAAGGTCAAGACCAGCCCTAACCCTTTCCAATGTGAGTCTTCGTAGCATTGCTACAGAATGGGCCCAACATTGTCAGCATAGATACTCTATGTGGCTGATCCTCTCAGACCAATATCCCTAACTGTTGGTTTATAGCCACCTTTATTGAGCTCCTACCAGGTGCCAAGAACTATGCTATACATTTTATAACACATTATCTTATTTTCTCCATAGAACCACCCTACAATGTAGGGtatttgtccccattttatatatgaagaaattgagactcagatTTGTCCACAGTCACACAAACGATGAGTGACACAGCCaaaatttgaatccaggtctacTTAACTCTGTAGCCCTTATCCTTACGCACTACCCAGTGCTGCCTCAGTACTTCTCCTTATTGGCACTTCAGGAACTGGAGTCAGAGCAAAgatcagatcccagctctgccaccacctACCAAATTGCTTAACCTAAGTCTCAGGTTCCACTGCTGTAATGTAAGGATAACAACAATACCTGTGTCAACAtcatgagaaaatgaaatgagctaATGCCTTCGAAGTCCTTAAGAAAGCACCTCATAAGCTCTCgacaaatgttagctattagtATTATTACCATCATGTATTGTATATTCCCACTTTGTACCTCATAATCGCTGCTGTATACATCTGACAGAGATCCCCATTCTTGGGTATATCGGTGATCTAAGGCTACCAGAGATCCTCTCTGCATGAATTTCACATAACCATTAGGTTACTGGATTCCCCCAATCTTGAATCCAGGGAGGCAGCTAAAGATTACCACCCAAAGCCCAGGACAGACACAACAGCGTCAGAGCCTCAGCCTAGGGTTCTAGTCCCCTCTCCGAGTCCTGAGCAATCCTTGGGTCCTCACCTGGTGGGCCAGGGCcaaggccagggccagggccagggccaaaGGCAGGGCTTGGCCGGGGCTGTAGGGCAGGGTACTCAAGACCACGGGCAAACCCGGCCACGGAGGTGTTAGAGATGATGTTTGGAGGTATGCTGAGCATAGACCTGATGTGTGGCGGAAGGTTGACATCGTAGGGCTCTGAGATGTGGACGCCAGCACGGCGCTCTGCGTGGCTGCTGCCCCCAGCACGGATTGCCGACCGCCCAGGTCGTGGCGTGCCAGGCTCAGAGCTCGTGCCGCCCCGTGCCTCTGCCTCGGGCTCCTGTTCACCCTCTGCTGCTTCCACAGAATCATTCTCCAAGCTCTCCGGCAGCATCGGGCCTGGCCGAGGACTGCTGGGTCCCACCAGCCCTTCTGGCtctgtggaggagagagaggtgggcAATAGCCACAGCTGCAAGGAGCCTGGACACCTCAGAAAGGCTCTGGAGAGTGCCCTCTGTTTTCTCTAGCCTGGAAGGCACCAGGCCCAGGTTCCCTTAGCCAGCACTGTGAACCCTGCACAGCCAGCAGGTCAGGGGTCACCCCACCTACACATACTTAGgaacccccttccctccctggagaTAGTCACTAGCCATCActaaccccccccacacacacacatacacacacacacacacacacacacacacacacaggcgtgCACACCTATACTCACCATCACTGACCCCAGCCACAGCACTCAGCGAGTCCATGCTCTTGGCTGGCCGCAGAGTCCCCTTATCAGATTTGTCCTCTGCAAGACAGGGATGTGCGTAGAGCCAGGGCCTGACACACACTCAGCAGAGCTCCCCCTACACCTCCCCAGACTTACCCCTGTCCTCAGCCCCCCGTGGAAGTTTACGCTTGGTCTCTTGGCCAGAGCGACCCAGATTGAAGATTGATCTCCACTTCCTGACCTTCAAAGACCCCTTCCTCCTGGAGGGAATAGAGAAATCACTGGGGTTGGATCCCAGTGGTCATTGCAGGGGAGGAGGGCCCAGGAAGGAGGCCTTACTTGTGCTCTGCAAGCTCTATGATAGTGTGATAGGGCCGCATCTGTGGAGGGCCATCACCAGCCTGCAGGATGCTAGGCAGATGGTAGGGCAAGGATCGGGGCATAAGGTCCTCAGGGCTGCCTGATGCCCGGACCCCTGAAAGTGATCGCCATCCACTTTCCACCTCACCacctaggaaaagaagaagaattggCCAGCTAGGAACAGAAAGAGGGCTTTGGGTACCCACCTCCTTACTGCATCCTCCCACTCACCAACTACCAGGCTAGGGATATACCTGGAGATAGACCCTCTGTGTCTAGCTCCTCAGGAGGAAGTCCTCAGGGACAAAGAGCAACAGGAGATTCCAGGACATTGGCCCAGTGAGCCAGGGGTGGGAATGATCAGTCACTAGCCTTGAGAACCAGGATAGATGGTGATTAAGAGATGAAGCTATGCCCTGGACTGAGAGCAGAAGCTGCCTACTGAAGTCCTGACTGCGCCATTCTCTCTGCAGGGTCTTCTCCACATGACCATAGGCAACATTACATTATGAGACTCAGTTCTATCATCTGCAAAGCAGGGAGACTGAACTAGATGATCTTGGAGGCCCTCTATAACTCTGACATGACTCCCCAGAAAGAGAGTGGTGATGTGGTGAGTGTGAAGGACACTGACCAGAGAGAGCAGCACCCCCAAAAAGCTGGTCCACATGCGTGAGGATGAACTCGACAACGATGGACTGCACACGCACCTCCATGAAGGCTGCTGTCCCATTGAAGCCTGAGGCCTCTATGTCCTTAGACCTGTGGAGATGTGGAGTTattctcccccagccccactaCACTTCCCCGTTCAAATTCTCCCTAAAAATACCTTAGATCCTTTCCCCTGAATGCCATTAACCCTATCTCCACCTCTTAATCTACATATGTGATTCAAGTCTCAAAtggccacttcctccaggaagccttcttggaCACCCTCCTCAGGATTAATCTCTACCTCCTCTGTACACCAGGGTGCCTTGTGTATAACGAATCTCAGGACTTCTCATAGTCTGCCTCGCACCACAGCGAATGACATgcaggccacttctccaagacatttgctcaacaaacatttgaCAAGGAAtcttaccccacccccaccccccgtacTGCTCCAGTCTCTGAGCAGTGTTGCAGTGTAAGAAAACACAAaagcctgggaattccctggcatcccagtggtcaggactccacccttccactgcagggggcacgggtttgatccttggtggggaactaagatcccacatgtcactcagtgtgggggaaaaaaaaggagaaagaaaagaaacataaaagccCTGTCCTTAGGGACTTTACTCAAGCTCAAAGAAGGGGCTCACATGGGTGAGTTCCATCCCACTCTTTGTAATCCTGAAGCTTCCTATTCTCGCTGGGTGAGACCCCTCTCCAGGGCACCTACACAGCCACACCCCATTCTCGAGCAGCCTCCCAGGGGCTAGACTCCACCAGGATCCCCACACATGCACCCACCTCAGCAGGTTGGGGGCCCACACGATGGCCAGGTTGCGGGCGTGCATGTTGGTCTGGGCACTGAATGAGGCCATGTGTACCAAGTGCCGCATGAGGAACTCCAGTGTCCTGTAGAAAGGGGGCATCATGGGGCAGAGCTCACATGGGAAACTCTCAGGCAGGGATAGAATGGAGGTGTGGGAGCAGGAAGAGAAGTGACAAGTCAAGGCCCCAGGTGGAGCGAGAGTCTGGGCTGAGTGACGGGAGTTGGGACTCTGGGTGGGGGGGAGCCGCACACACCTGTAGTTTGGGACGGGGAGTTCTCGAAGCACCTCTAGGATCTTGACCAAGCGCTCAGGTTCCAGTTGCACTGCCACAGCATCCTGGTTGGCAGCAAGGAGCAGGAGTCAGTGGCCCAGCGCtgcccctgcttcctccccagagctCTGAGCAAAACTCTCAGAGATGGTCTGTGCTGTACCCCACACCGTCCCCCGCCTCCACCGGATCTTCGAAGCACACTGATGGAGCAGACAGAATTTGGGTCCCACAAGACCTGTAGCTGAATCTTAGCTATGCCATTCAATAGCttggtgaccttgagcaactCACTGCCACTCTCTGTCTTAGCATCCTCACCAGTAGTGCTCTGGTATTGGAACACATCagtacctaaccctaaccctgtgGGTGCCCCAGGGGCCATGGATTTTATTTCAAGGAAGGCCTGTGCCTACCCAATCTGGCCTGTATGGGCTGAATGGCATGCCCTGGTATTCAGGATCTCTAAATGATGTCATGCTCAATAAAATGCAACTTAATTTAAAAGTGTTACTCAATTCCAGATAGCTCTTTTgtcatgtattttattattcagaAGATGTTCAGCACACAATCACAGTTCGTGGAACGGCATGCTGGAAAAAAATTTGACTTCCTAAAAGGGTTCTCCTTCTCTTAAATGTAGGGAAGCTCCGGTCTAGGTGATTTCCAAGGGCTTTCCAACTTCTACTCTCTGTCTGGCCTCTACTCTGCCCCAGTCTCCCCCTGCACTGTGTGAAGTTTGCAGGCCTTagggaaaggaaggacaatgaAGAGCAGGGGGACAGGGGAGGGTAGAGGCAGCAGGGCTAGGAGATTTGTGGGGGGGGGCggtcttttcattttcatgtgcTCTCTGTCATGCAGGATCCCTAGGACTCTGTCTGGCATTGGACACACCTGGGATGTCAAAACCAGAGCAGCCACCCTCATCCTTCTCTTCCACCCCTCTGTCACTCAACTCACAGCAAACTTGTCATAGAGCCGGTAAGTGAGCAGGGGGTCTGGCAGCTCTCTGAAATAGGCCTTGCACAGGGAGGAGACGCAATGAATGTCCTGCAGGTAAACATCTCGCCGCAGGTCTGGCTTCCGCTCAGCCTCAAACTCCTGCCTGGGGAGGTGCAGAGTGGTCAGGAGTGACGGGGGTCTGGGGAAATGTGGGCAGAGGGAAAGCTGTAGCGATGGGCTCCAGGCAGGGTCGAGGGTCAACATGTATGAAACTTGGAAGGAAGAGGTTGGGGCATGTATATATGTGAGGCAGCAAGTATAAGGCGTATCTGTCAATGTGCTGAGTGGATGTGAGATGAGTAGGTAGACAGGTAAGTGGGTCTATGCGTGAACAGAGGTATATGTCAGGATGTAGAGTAGGTGTGAGTAGCACTGCAGGGGTGTGTAGGAGTCAGTAGAGGCAGGGGGATGAGCCTAAATGTGAGTCCCTGGGTACCTGTAAAGACGGACGAGTGtaactcttagaaggaaacataagtgtaaatcttcatgaccttgtatTAGGCAACTGTTTCTTGGATAtgaccaaaagcacaagcaaccaaggaaaaaataaatttaacatcaaaattacaaattactGTG includes:
- the ARHGAP30 gene encoding rho GTPase-activating protein 30 isoform X3 encodes the protein MSCKNLSKFLFHEFCFHLPNPPSLTGPFLRSPVVSDLPDLLISFSAPSVFPVPQVLRSCAEFVEEHGVVDGIYRLSGVSSNIQKLRQEFEAERKPDLRRDVYLQDIHCVSSLCKAYFRELPDPLLTYRLYDKFADAVAVQLEPERLVKILEVLRELPVPNYRTLEFLMRHLVHMASFSAQTNMHARNLAIVWAPNLLRSKDIEASGFNGTAAFMEVRVQSIVVEFILTHVDQLFGGAALSGGEVESGWRSLSGVRASGSPEDLMPRSLPYHLPSILQAGDGPPQMRPYHTIIELAEHKRKGSLKVRKWRSIFNLGRSGQETKRKLPRGAEDREDKSDKGTLRPAKSMDSLSAVAGVSDEPEGLVGPSSPRPGPMLPESLENDSVEAAEGEQEPEAEARGGTSSEPGTPRPGRSAIRAGGSSHAERRAGVHISEPYDVNLPPHIRSMLSIPPNIISNTSVAGFARGLEYPALQPRPSPAFGPGPGPGLGPGPPDEKLEASRAPGPLADSDPADVTPALEDCLSQEVEEFSVEPPLDDLSLDEAQFVLAPSCCSLDSPGSKPEAEEESGEEVFLSAYDDLSPLLGSKLPTWEGPDGLEEKAAGSGRQESPGQVEGEQAVWKVEEDKEAEPGSRWDIREEAEGCPESETEGGEPSEEGVEAEGSQKAIDSLSEGCGEETEETEAKGEESKGQQEDESMEEAKGVEEAGGQQGKDKGKERKTEREEEAEEGDEAQGEAGRNPEHAVQENPVAEESWEVVHKQEAEGGREDEVKGQRGNEDQEAREDQGDGEDSRIPEEVAEGGAGEVSKERECGDGEAEGDQRAGGDHLEEGSLPEGSHVESLEVDSAKEGNAQSSETEQAAPQPPRPEEMGPEGKPSPLGSAGGVGMRLASTLVQVQQVRSVPVVPPKPQFAKMPSAMCGKIHVAPANPCPRPGRLDGTHGERAWASRASRSSWRNGGSLSFDAAVALARDRQRTEAQAVRRTQTCTGAGDYSLIPQTSPYSVIPACCPRPLSCLELQGEGTEGSGPRSRFSLPPREPQPPDPLKSPQRRSYAFETQANSGKGEGL
- the ARHGAP30 gene encoding rho GTPase-activating protein 30 isoform X4 is translated as MRHLVHMASFSAQTNMHARNLAIVWAPNLLRSKDIEASGFNGTAAFMEVRVQSIVVEFILTHVDQLFGGAALSGGEVESGWRSLSGVRASGSPEDLMPRSLPYHLPSILQAGDGPPQMRPYHTIIELAEHKRKGSLKVRKWRSIFNLGRSGQETKRKLPRGAEDREDKSDKGTLRPAKSMDSLSAVAGVSDEPEGLVGPSSPRPGPMLPESLENDSVEAAEGEQEPEAEARGGTSSEPGTPRPGRSAIRAGGSSHAERRAGVHISEPYDVNLPPHIRSMLSIPPNIISNTSVAGFARGLEYPALQPRPSPAFGPGPGPGLGPGPPDEKLEASRAPGPLADSDPADVTPALEDCLSQEVQDSFSFLEDSSSSEPEWVGVEDGEVAKAGPAGAAFSPGEDDPGMGYLEELLGVGPQVEEFSVEPPLDDLSLDEAQFVLAPSCCSLDSPGSKPEAEEESGEEVFLSAYDDLSPLLGSKLPTWEGPDGLEEKAAGSGRQESPGQVEGEQAVWKVEEDKEAEPGSRWDIREEAEGCPESETEGGEPSEEGVEAEGSQKAIDSLSEGCGEETEETEAKGEESKGQQEDESMEEAKGVEEAGGQQGKDKGKERKTEREEEAEEGDEAQGEAGRNPEHAVQENPVAEESWEVVHKQEAEGGREDEVKGQRGNEDQEAREDQGDGEDSRIPEEVAEGGAGEVSKERECGDGEAEGDQRAGGDHLEEGSLPEGSHVESLEVDSAKEGNAQSSETEQAAPQPPRPEEMGPEGKPSPLGSAGGVGMRLASTLVQVQQVRSVPVVPPKPQFAKMPSAMCGKIHVAPANPCPRPGRLDGTHGERAWASRASRSSWRNGGSLSFDAAVALARDRQRTEAQAVRRTQTCTGAGDYSLIPQTSPYSVIPACCPRPLSCLELQGEGTEGSGPRSRFSLPPREPQPPDPLKSPQRRSYAFETQANSGKGEGL
- the ARHGAP30 gene encoding rho GTPase-activating protein 30 isoform X5 is translated as MKSRQKGKKKGSSKERVFGCDLQEHLQHSGQEVPQVLRSCAEFVEEHGVVDGIYRLSGVSSNIQKLRSLRLSGSQTCGEMFTCRTFIASPPCARPISESCQTPCSLTGSMTRLGLGTDVFQYQSTTGEDAKTESGSELLKVTKLLNGIDAVAVQLEPERLVKILEVLRELPVPNYRTLEFLMRHLVHMASFSAQTNMHARNLAIVWAPNLLRSKDIEASGFNGTAAFMEVRVQSIVVEFILTHVDQLFGGAALSGGEVESGWRSLSGVRASGSPEDLMPRSLPYHLPSILQAGDGPPQMRPYHTIIELAEHKRKGSLKVRKWRSIFNLGRSGQETKRKLPRGAEDREDKSDKGTLRPAKSMDSLSAVAGVSDEPEGLVGPSSPRPGPMLPESLENDSVEAAEGEQEPEAEARGGTSSEPGTPRPGRSAIRAGGSSHAERRAGVHISEPYDVNLPPHIRSMLSIPPNIISNTSVAGFARGLEYPALQPRPSPAFGPGPGPGLGPGPPDEKLEASRAPGPLADSDPADVTPALEDCLSQEVQDSFSFLEDSSSSEPEWVGVEDGEVAKAGPAGAAFSPGEDDPGMGYLEELLGVGPQVEEFSVEPPLDDLSLDEAQFVLAPSCCSLDSPGSKPEAEEESGEEVFLSAYDDLSPLLGSKLPTWEGPDGLEEKAAGSGRQESPGQVEGEQAVWKVEEDKEAEPGSRWDIREEAEGCPESETEGGEPSEEGVEAEGSQKAIDSLSEGCGEETEETEAKGEESKGQQEDESMEEAKGVEEAGGQQGKDKGKERKTEREEEAEEGDEAQGEAGRNPEHAVQENPVAEESWEVVHKQEAEGGREDEVKGQRGNEDQEAREDQGDGEDSRIPEEVAEGGAGEVSKERECGDGEAEGDQRAGGDHLEEGSLPEGSHVESLEVDSAKEGNAQSSETEQAAPQPPRPEEMGPEGKPSPLGSAGGVGMRLASTLVQVQQVRSVPVVPPKPQFAKMPSAMCGKIHVAPANPCPRPGRLDGTHGERAWASRASRSSWRNGGSLSFDAAVALARDRQRTEAQAVRRTQTCTGAGDYSLIPQTSPYSVIPACCPRPLSCLELQGEGTEGSGPRSRFSLPPREPQPPDPLKSPQRRSYAFETQANSGKGEGL